A DNA window from Helianthus annuus cultivar XRQ/B chromosome 15, HanXRQr2.0-SUNRISE, whole genome shotgun sequence contains the following coding sequences:
- the LOC110910055 gene encoding DUF724 domain-containing protein 7 isoform X5 — MKRAKPTNRGGNLKPSKKSKAAVTGDDPRLSNGGQSKEVSTPDVGQTFDQAENLSSVKKKPGKKSKAVVTGDDPRLSNGGQSKEVSAPDAGQTFDQAENLSSVKKKPGKKSKAGVTGDDPRLSNGDQSKEVSTPDVGQTSDKVKNLSSVKKKLGKREKGVDPKSPTSTSAKKKGKLSADSRGSETLPQAAEESTLTTTPNVVEKQPVTINSPIPVILGLQCHNVTVLKSKKPKQLTSKSPQNVVEPNEPQSGVPLSPKATGNQETEGGTITKKKRGRPFKTQPNNLETPLAVNDPNEDASVKKVPSTRGIELPLQQEMYSKPVKGKRGKRRMISLNSTSSPQDVQDSSTRKEKENSEINVEKSIDTVSDDQPLSKWFHGKQSLATLESTGKKPLENSKSLPAVTNGDGQTLTFEKRSSLWETIESMEAFRVFPQKPHFRPLDDIKESARERHAINKMVDFSGVFEDTRRLRIDHPRTQIEDLLETLLELETHGFNIDFIRNRLTELISFKDKREGLESQSKEVKVNVDNHRVEVQKLDKELDSIDKQMTDLLETRDRVSKEKEKNDSEIAGLESEIDKIEEGLRECRRKFDELATASFV, encoded by the exons ATGAAGAGAGCAAAACCAACAAATCGTGGTGGTAATTTAAAGCCTTCTAAGAAATCAAAGGCTGCGGTTACCGGTGATGATCCACGCCTATCAAATGGTGGTCAAAGTAAAGAAGTAAGCACCCCGGATGTTGGTCAAACCTTTGACCAAGCAGAAAATCTTTCTAGTGTAAAGAAAAAG CCTGGTAAGAAATCGAAGGCTGTGGTTACTGGTGATGATCCACGCCTATCAAATGGTGGTCAAAGTAAAGAAGTAAGCGCCCCGGATGCTGGTCAAACCTTTGACCAAGCTGAAAATCTTTCTAGTGTAAAGAAAAAG CCTGGTAAGAAATCAAAGGCTGGGGTTACCGGTGATGATCCACGCCTATCAAATGGTGATCAAAGTAAAGAAGTAAGCACACCGGATGTTGGTCAAACCTCTGACAAAGTTAAAAATCTTTCTAGTGTAAAGAAAAAG CTTGGTAAGCGAGAAAAAGGTGTTGATCCGAAGAGTCCTACGAGTACTTCTGCAAAAAAGAAGGGTAAATTATCGGCTGATTCAAGAGGCTCGGAAACTTTACCTCAAG CTGCAGAAGAGTCGACTCTTACAACCACTCCAAACGTTGTCGAGAAACAACCCGTTACCATAAATTCTCCTATTCCCGTGATTTTGGGTTTGCAATGTCACAATGTAACAGTTTTAAAAAGCAAGAAACCTAAGCAGTTGACATCTAAAAGTCCTCAAAACGTGGTTGAACCCAATGAACCTCAGTCAGGTGTTCCGTTATCACCCAAAGCAACAGGCAATCAG GAAACAGAGGGTGGCACGATAACAAAAAAGAAGAGAGGAAGGCCGttcaaaacacaaccaaacaaccTCGAGACTCCCTTAGCCG TAAATGATCCGAACGAAGATGCCAGTGTAAAGAAGGTGCCATCTACAAGAGGAATAGAGTTACCTTTACAACAGGAGATGTATAGTAAACCAGTAAAAGGAAAACGAGGAAAACGGCGAATGATTAGTTTAAACAGTACGTCTTCACCACAAG ATGTTCAAGATTCGTCGACacgaaaagaaaaagaaaattctgaaattaaTGTTGAGAAGTCGATCGACACCGTATCCGACGATCAACCGCTTTCAAAGTGGTTTCATGGAAAGCAGTCGTTAGCAACTCTTGAATCCACAG GCAAGAAACCACTGGAAAATTCTAAATCTCTACCCGCTGTGACAAACGGGGATGGTCAAACGTTGACTTTTGAAAAACGGAGTTCACTTTGGGAAACAATCGAGTCAATGGAAGCGTTCCGTGTGTTCCCACAAAAACCACATTTTCGCCCACTCGATGATATTAAAGAAAGTGCTCGCGAACGCCACGCAATCAATAAAATGGTTGACTTTTCAGGCGTTTTTGAAGACACACGTCGCTTACGGATTGACCATCCAAGAACCCAAATCGAAGATCTCTTGGAGACTCTTTTAGAACTTGAAACTCACGGTTTTAATATTGATTTCATAAGGAACCGTTTGACGGAGTTGATCTCTTTCAAGGACAAACGGGAAGGGCTCGAAAGTCAATCAAAAGAAGTCAAAGTTAACGTCGATAATCATCGCGTTGAAGTACAAAAACTCGATAAAGAGCTTGATTCAATTGATAAACAGATGACCGATTTGCTGGAAACACGCGATCGGGTTTCCAAGGAGAAAGAGAAAAACGATTCAGAAATCGCTGGTTTGGAAAGCGAAATTGATAAAATCGAAGAAGGTTTGCGAGAATGCCGTCGCAAATTCGATGAATTAGCGACTGCTTCTTTCGTTTGA